Proteins encoded by one window of uncultured Methanobrevibacter sp.:
- the sucC gene encoding ADP-forming succinate--CoA ligase subunit beta translates to MKFFEYMAKRIFDEEGIPILEGHVANSAEEATTIASDMGVPVAIKSQVLVGGRGKAGGIKFADNPGQTYKVADSLLGSTINGEKVHQLLIEKKANIIKEYFLSISIDRANKRPVIMVSNEGGVEIENLAKNNPEKIIKYHPNPLIEFLPYEAREIARKMGVSSELISPMGDVIYKLYKLFEKYDAETAEINPLVLTDDGLIAADAKFVVENDSLYRHQELVKLARYKKKAIDFVKLDGDIAVIGNGAGLTLTGMDMIKFHGGEPATFLDIGGGASEESIKKSLNIVLNYEPVKVVFLNVLGGITKADDVAHGVVDAIKESKSLVSIVIRLTGTNEEEGQKILEEAGIPYEISMEKAAKKAVELCNKIKAEE, encoded by the coding sequence ATGAAGTTTTTTGAATATATGGCAAAAAGAATTTTTGATGAAGAAGGAATTCCAATTTTAGAAGGACATGTTGCAAATTCTGCTGAAGAAGCAACTACTATTGCATCTGACATGGGTGTACCTGTAGCTATTAAATCACAAGTATTAGTTGGTGGTAGAGGTAAAGCTGGAGGTATTAAATTTGCAGATAATCCGGGTCAAACATATAAAGTAGCTGATTCATTATTGGGAAGCACCATTAATGGTGAAAAAGTACATCAGCTTTTAATTGAGAAAAAAGCAAATATTATTAAAGAATATTTCTTAAGTATTTCAATTGACAGAGCTAATAAAAGACCAGTTATTATGGTAAGTAATGAAGGTGGAGTTGAGATTGAGAATTTAGCTAAAAATAATCCTGAAAAAATAATTAAATATCATCCAAATCCTTTAATTGAATTCTTACCATATGAAGCTCGTGAAATTGCTCGTAAAATGGGTGTTTCTTCTGAGTTAATTTCTCCAATGGGTGATGTAATATATAAATTATATAAATTATTTGAGAAATATGATGCTGAAACAGCGGAAATCAATCCATTAGTTCTAACTGATGATGGTTTGATTGCTGCTGATGCAAAATTCGTTGTTGAAAATGATTCATTATATAGGCATCAAGAATTAGTAAAACTTGCACGTTATAAGAAAAAAGCAATAGACTTTGTTAAATTAGATGGTGATATTGCAGTTATTGGTAATGGTGCAGGTTTAACTTTAACCGGTATGGATATGATTAAGTTTCATGGTGGAGAACCAGCCACATTTTTAGATATTGGTGGTGGAGCTTCAGAAGAAAGTATTAAAAAATCTCTTAACATAGTATTAAATTATGAACCTGTTAAAGTAGTATTCTTAAATGTTTTAGGTGGAATTACTAAAGCAGATGATGTGGCTCATGGTGTAGTTGATGCTATTAAAGAATCAAAAAGTTTGGTTTCTATTGTTATTAGATTAACTGGTACTAATGAGGAAGAAGGTCAAAAAATACTTGAAGAAGCAGGAATTCCATATGAAATATCCATGGAAAAAGCTGCTAAAAAAGCTGTTGAGCTTTGTAATAAAATTAAGGCAGAAGAATGA
- a CDS encoding fumarate hydratase C-terminal domain-containing protein: protein MKKIKTPITDEEINKLQIGDKISLSGVMYTGRDAALPQLVELIKKGKSPINTNGIAIMHTAVSDAGIAPTTSNKEEIESTIPFLSKHGVKIHIGKGMLNDETKKALNKNNSIFVITPPVAALLTNKVSEKKCVAFKNEGIEALYELKVENIPGIIAIAHGKSI from the coding sequence ATGAAAAAAATAAAAACACCAATAACTGATGAAGAAATAAATAAACTCCAAATTGGAGATAAAATATCATTATCTGGAGTAATGTATACAGGAAGAGATGCAGCACTACCCCAATTAGTAGAATTAATAAAAAAAGGAAAATCACCAATTAACACTAATGGAATAGCAATAATGCATACTGCAGTAAGTGATGCAGGAATAGCTCCAACAACAAGTAATAAAGAAGAAATAGAGTCTACAATTCCTTTTTTAAGTAAACATGGTGTTAAAATTCATATTGGCAAAGGAATGTTAAATGATGAAACTAAAAAAGCTTTAAATAAAAATAATTCTATTTTTGTAATAACACCACCTGTAGCAGCATTACTTACAAATAAAGTTTCAGAAAAAAAGTGTGTTGCATTTAAAAATGAAGGCATCGAAGCATTATATGAATTAAAAGTAGAAAATATCCCAGGAATAATTGCTATTGCCCATGGAAAAAGTATTTAG
- a CDS encoding peptidylprolyl isomerase, whose product MAINNGDFVRLNFTGKIQENDEIFDTTFEDVAKEAGLFDENKEYKPIPIIVGGNHLLPAIEEAIVGLEAGDSKTIEIDSENAFGPRNRQLIQLIPMKEFKRQGMTPVPGMKITSEGNTGKILTVNGGRVKVDFNHELAGKDLVFDVDVTEIIEDDEDKIKSMIELHYAAPNMDINKTVIDIDGDVVNITLDDVTKFDQKSYMDVTFARFRIAKDIWENMDFEKVNFVDSFEKKQEDDEEEAEE is encoded by the coding sequence ATGGCTATTAATAATGGAGATTTTGTAAGATTAAATTTTACTGGAAAAATTCAAGAAAATGATGAAATATTTGATACTACTTTTGAAGATGTAGCTAAAGAAGCAGGTTTATTTGATGAAAATAAAGAATATAAACCTATTCCAATTATTGTTGGTGGAAATCATTTATTACCTGCTATTGAAGAAGCTATTGTTGGATTAGAAGCAGGAGACTCTAAAACTATTGAAATTGATAGTGAAAATGCTTTTGGACCTAGAAACAGACAATTAATCCAATTAATCCCAATGAAAGAATTCAAAAGGCAAGGTATGACTCCAGTACCGGGTATGAAAATTACCTCTGAAGGAAACACTGGTAAAATATTAACTGTTAATGGTGGAAGAGTAAAAGTAGATTTCAACCATGAATTAGCAGGTAAAGATTTAGTTTTTGATGTTGATGTTACTGAAATTATTGAAGATGATGAAGATAAAATTAAAAGTATGATTGAGTTACATTATGCAGCTCCTAATATGGATATTAACAAAACTGTAATTGATATTGATGGTGATGTTGTAAACATAACTTTAGATGATGTTACTAAATTTGATCAAAAATCTTACATGGATGTGACTTTTGCAAGATTTAGAATAGCTAAAGATATTTGGGAAAACATGGACTTTGAAAAAGTCAACTTTGTTGATTCCTTTGAGAAAAAACAAGAAGATGATGAAGAAGAAGCAGAAGAATAA
- a CDS encoding 4Fe-4S dicluster domain-containing protein, giving the protein MIIIDEKLCKGCHLCLYMCPQNVYAISSEPNKKGVQLPYINFGDRCDKCGKCELACPDQAITVNNLEEN; this is encoded by the coding sequence ATGATTATTATTGACGAAAAATTATGCAAAGGTTGTCACCTTTGTTTATATATGTGTCCACAAAATGTTTATGCAATATCTTCTGAGCCTAATAAGAAAGGTGTACAATTACCTTATATTAATTTTGGAGATAGGTGTGATAAATGTGGTAAATGTGAATTAGCATGTCCTGATCAAGCTATCACAGTAAATAATTTAGAGGAGAATTAG
- a CDS encoding 2-oxoacid:ferredoxin oxidoreductase subunit beta — protein MSIEKNPDGNKFIPYMREDRLPHIFCPGCGNGSIMNAFFKGMEEAEMNFDNIAMVSGIGCSSRIPGYVKCDSLHTTHGRALSFATGLKVSNSDLDVVVFTGDGDAASIGGNHLIHAARRNINLTVICINNNIYGMTGGQISPTSPKGSFGTTAPYGNGDYPFKLAELVAAAGATYCARWTTVQVDELVESISTALKNPGFSFVEVVSQCPTYYGRKNKLRTPTAMAVTMKINTLSKEEAEGMSDEELIGKIVTGEFVNKSRAEFSDNIEKLSEDKSGSRTLINSAYESDV, from the coding sequence ATGTCAATTGAAAAAAATCCTGATGGAAATAAATTTATTCCTTATATGAGGGAAGACAGGCTTCCCCATATCTTTTGTCCAGGTTGTGGAAATGGTAGTATTATGAATGCTTTTTTTAAAGGAATGGAAGAAGCAGAAATGAATTTTGATAATATAGCTATGGTTTCAGGTATTGGATGTTCTTCAAGAATTCCAGGTTATGTTAAATGTGATTCATTACACACAACTCATGGAAGAGCACTTAGTTTTGCAACTGGTTTAAAAGTATCTAATTCTGATTTAGACGTTGTTGTATTTACTGGTGATGGTGATGCTGCTTCTATTGGTGGTAATCATTTAATTCATGCTGCTAGAAGAAATATTAATTTAACTGTTATCTGTATTAACAATAATATTTATGGAATGACTGGTGGTCAAATTAGTCCAACTTCTCCAAAAGGTAGTTTTGGAACAACTGCACCTTATGGAAATGGTGATTATCCATTTAAGTTAGCAGAACTAGTTGCTGCAGCTGGTGCAACTTATTGTGCAAGATGGACTACTGTTCAAGTTGATGAATTAGTAGAGTCTATTAGTACCGCTTTGAAAAATCCTGGTTTTTCATTTGTTGAAGTTGTTTCACAATGTCCAACTTATTATGGTCGTAAAAATAAACTTAGAACTCCTACAGCTATGGCAGTAACTATGAAAATAAACACTTTATCTAAAGAAGAAGCTGAAGGTATGAGTGATGAAGAATTAATTGGAAAAATTGTCACTGGCGAATTTGTAAATAAATCAAGAGCAGAATTTAGTGATAATATTGAAAAATTAAGTGAAGATAAATCAGGTAGCAGAACTCTTATTAATTCTGCATATGAATCAGATGTATAA
- a CDS encoding tRNA (cytidine(56)-2'-O)-methyltransferase: protein MMNVNVLRLDHRIGRDTRITTHVCLTSRAFGASKIYLSGEEDHKLMENVMDTANRWGGNFEIEYAKNYMGIINKWKDNGGKVVHLTMYGSQAHEIVGEVQESGADILIVVGGAKVPGKVYKSADWNVSVTTQPHSEVSSLAVFQHLLMDGKEFDLEFENPVFEVIPTAHGKNVNIHDENR, encoded by the coding sequence ATAATGAATGTAAATGTTTTAAGATTAGACCATAGAATTGGAAGAGATACTCGTATAACAACTCATGTATGTTTAACTTCAAGAGCTTTTGGAGCTAGTAAGATTTATTTAAGTGGTGAAGAAGACCATAAACTCATGGAAAATGTAATGGATACTGCTAATAGATGGGGTGGAAATTTTGAAATTGAATATGCTAAAAATTATATGGGTATAATCAATAAATGGAAAGATAATGGTGGAAAAGTAGTTCATTTAACTATGTATGGTTCTCAAGCCCATGAAATTGTTGGGGAGGTTCAAGAATCTGGTGCTGATATTTTAATTGTTGTTGGTGGTGCTAAAGTTCCTGGAAAAGTATATAAAAGTGCGGATTGGAATGTTTCAGTAACTACTCAACCTCATTCTGAAGTTTCTTCTCTTGCTGTTTTCCAACATTTATTAATGGATGGTAAAGAATTTGATTTGGAATTTGAAAATCCAGTATTTGAAGTTATTCCAACAGCACATGGTAAAAATGTTAATATTCATGATGAAAATAGATAA
- a CDS encoding DUF763 domain-containing protein: MQRKGAVNLPLHGGHPPKWLFTRMVKLSKAITEVILDEYGPHEFLNRISNPYWFQSFSCVLGFDWHSSGTTTTTLGALKQSIKPEEHGLYISGGKGPKSRKTPEGIQRAGDLFNLRTNTIENMVKSSKLSAKIDNSCIQDGYTLYQHNFFITEKGYWAVVQQGLNTENKYARRYHWMSDTAIDFLEEPHSAISCDIKNPKSLNMTDKESKEAQKISVDLINDNPEHLRSYFKRKDNQMLLTDFTMPSHHPVLDMDISDKEFEVLKNAWEIQPENYEELILLKGIGPKKIRALALISDLVFGEPASWEDPVKYSFTHGGKDGFPYPVDKEVYDNSINTMRDAIDQARLKKDEKMKAIKRLDDFIK; encoded by the coding sequence ATGCAAAGAAAAGGAGCAGTTAATTTACCACTTCATGGAGGTCATCCCCCTAAATGGTTATTTACAAGAATGGTTAAACTATCCAAAGCAATTACTGAAGTTATTCTTGATGAATATGGACCTCATGAATTTTTAAACAGGATATCAAACCCATATTGGTTCCAATCCTTTTCTTGTGTTTTAGGTTTTGATTGGCATTCTTCAGGAACAACTACAACAACCCTTGGAGCTTTAAAACAATCCATTAAACCTGAAGAACATGGATTATATATTAGTGGAGGAAAAGGGCCAAAATCTCGTAAAACTCCAGAAGGCATACAAAGAGCTGGAGATTTATTTAATTTAAGAACAAATACTATTGAAAATATGGTGAAAAGCAGTAAATTATCAGCTAAAATAGATAATTCCTGTATTCAAGATGGTTACACATTATACCAACATAATTTTTTCATTACAGAAAAAGGATATTGGGCTGTTGTTCAACAAGGTTTAAATACTGAAAATAAATATGCGCGACGTTATCATTGGATGAGTGATACTGCAATTGATTTCTTAGAAGAACCCCATAGTGCAATTTCATGTGATATTAAAAATCCAAAATCATTAAATATGACTGATAAAGAAAGCAAAGAAGCTCAAAAAATTAGTGTTGATTTAATTAATGATAATCCAGAACATTTACGTAGCTATTTTAAAAGAAAAGATAATCAAATGCTATTAACCGATTTTACAATGCCTTCACACCATCCAGTTCTGGATATGGATATTTCTGATAAAGAGTTTGAAGTTCTTAAAAACGCTTGGGAAATCCAACCTGAAAACTATGAAGAGTTAATTTTACTTAAGGGAATTGGACCTAAAAAAATAAGAGCACTAGCTTTAATTTCTGATTTAGTATTTGGTGAACCTGCAAGCTGGGAAGATCCTGTAAAATACAGTTTTACCCATGGAGGTAAAGACGGATTTCCATACCCTGTTGACAAAGAAGTTTATGACAATTCCATAAACACTATGAGAGATGCAATTGATCAAGCTAGATTAAAAAAAGATGAAAAAATGAAAGCCATCAAAAGATTAGATGACTTTATTAAGTAA
- a CDS encoding 2-oxoacid:ferredoxin oxidoreductase subunit gamma, with amino-acid sequence MRKELRIGGFGGQGVILAGIILGKAACLFDKNEAVQTQSYGPEARGGASKCEVVISDGKIDYPKVQSPDILVAMSHEALLKYIVDLKDNGILIVDPGTTTIEDVQDFIDEHNIKVYNAPATKTAMDDIGLKIVANIVMVGAITKITEVISKDAAMESIKASVPAGTEDKNIAAFEAGYNF; translated from the coding sequence ATGAGAAAAGAATTGAGAATAGGTGGGTTTGGAGGTCAAGGAGTAATTCTTGCAGGAATTATTTTAGGAAAAGCTGCTTGTCTTTTTGATAAAAATGAAGCAGTTCAAACTCAATCTTATGGTCCTGAAGCTCGTGGAGGAGCTTCTAAATGTGAAGTTGTTATTAGTGATGGAAAAATTGATTATCCTAAAGTTCAAAGTCCAGATATTTTAGTAGCAATGTCTCATGAAGCTTTACTTAAATATATTGTTGATTTGAAGGATAATGGGATTTTAATCGTTGATCCTGGAACAACAACTATTGAAGATGTTCAAGATTTTATTGATGAACATAATATTAAAGTTTACAATGCTCCAGCAACTAAAACAGCAATGGATGATATTGGTCTTAAAATTGTAGCTAATATTGTCATGGTTGGAGCTATTACAAAAATTACAGAAGTTATATCTAAAGATGCAGCTATGGAGTCAATTAAAGCTAGTGTTCCTGCAGGAACTGAAGATAAAAATATAGCTGCTTTTGAAGCAGGATATAATTTCTAA
- the cobS gene encoding adenosylcobinamide-GDP ribazoletransferase, with protein sequence MDNEENERFSPIKSLLGLLSFSTIIPVNQYTSIEYMTRLVWCWPFIHLVIGILAAVCGIICADVLHLNSFFTAVLTYAFLMIITGYNHLDGVMDMADGVMVHGDPQKKISVMKDSSVGAGGVATLFIVASLTVAGIYNVLDYGCIAAIIICEMVAKSSLLTTALISKPLDGGIGCYFIYSTNMFNYILSTIIVGVIAYLVGDVIGIIGLVGAIVAGALIAFIAKRNFEIANGDVLGMSNEVGRLMALLFMSVALFFL encoded by the coding sequence ATGGATAATGAAGAAAATGAAAGATTTTCACCAATTAAATCTCTTTTAGGACTTTTATCTTTTTCAACTATTATTCCAGTTAATCAATATACCTCAATAGAGTACATGACTAGGTTAGTTTGGTGTTGGCCATTTATTCATTTAGTCATTGGTATTTTAGCAGCTGTTTGTGGAATAATTTGTGCAGATGTATTACATTTAAATTCATTTTTCACTGCAGTATTAACTTATGCTTTTTTAATGATAATAACTGGATATAATCATTTGGATGGTGTGATGGACATGGCTGATGGGGTCATGGTTCATGGAGATCCGCAAAAGAAAATAAGTGTGATGAAAGATTCTTCAGTTGGTGCTGGGGGAGTTGCAACTTTATTTATTGTGGCTAGTTTAACAGTTGCAGGTATTTATAATGTTTTAGATTATGGATGTATAGCTGCAATTATTATTTGTGAAATGGTGGCTAAATCTTCACTTTTAACTACTGCATTAATTTCAAAACCTTTAGATGGAGGTATTGGTTGTTATTTTATTTATTCAACCAATATGTTTAATTATATTCTTTCTACAATCATTGTAGGAGTTATTGCTTATTTGGTTGGGGATGTTATTGGAATTATAGGTTTAGTTGGTGCTATTGTAGCAGGTGCTTTAATTGCATTTATTGCTAAACGTAACTTTGAGATAGCTAATGGTGATGTTTTAGGAATGTCTAATGAAGTTGGAAGGTTGATGGCATTATTATTTATGTCAGTAGCTTTATTTTTTTTATGA
- a CDS encoding 2-oxoacid:acceptor oxidoreductase subunit alpha: MSEEFFIQGNEACAKGALKAGCRFFAGYPITPSTEVAETLARELPKVGGAFVQMEDEIASAGAIIGGSWGGSKSMTATSGPGISLMQENIGYAFISETPIVIVNVQRGSPSTGQPTMAAQADMMQARWGSHGDYEPIALSPSSVQEFFDFTIRAFNLAEEYRTPVFVLADEVIGHMREKIIVEDDIEITPRKMPENKDDFLPFKNVENGTNPMPSFGAGFDVHVTGLTHDERGYPDTNSPETHQTLVKRLCNKVLKNKDKICSIQSENCEDADIVIVSYGAPVRSVITATKEARANGKKVGYIKIDTPWPFPEEQIKELTKTASDVLVVEMNLGQMYYEVDRVIAGKSNTHLLGVIGGLLPTPEEILSKIEEIGGN, encoded by the coding sequence ATGTCAGAAGAATTTTTTATTCAAGGAAATGAAGCATGTGCAAAAGGTGCACTAAAAGCAGGTTGCAGATTTTTTGCAGGATATCCTATCACTCCATCTACTGAAGTAGCTGAAACTTTAGCTCGTGAACTTCCAAAAGTTGGTGGGGCTTTTGTTCAAATGGAAGATGAAATTGCATCAGCAGGAGCTATTATTGGAGGATCATGGGGAGGTTCTAAATCTATGACTGCTACCTCCGGGCCAGGTATTTCTTTAATGCAAGAAAATATTGGTTATGCATTTATTTCAGAAACTCCTATTGTAATTGTTAACGTTCAAAGAGGTTCTCCATCTACTGGTCAACCAACAATGGCTGCTCAAGCAGATATGATGCAGGCTCGTTGGGGATCTCACGGAGATTATGAACCAATAGCTTTGTCTCCATCTAGTGTTCAGGAATTCTTTGATTTTACTATAAGAGCATTTAATTTAGCTGAAGAATACAGAACTCCTGTATTTGTTTTAGCTGATGAGGTTATTGGACATATGAGGGAAAAAATCATTGTTGAGGATGATATTGAAATTACTCCAAGAAAAATGCCTGAAAACAAGGATGATTTTTTACCATTTAAAAATGTTGAAAATGGTACAAATCCAATGCCTTCATTTGGTGCAGGTTTTGATGTTCATGTAACTGGTTTAACTCATGATGAAAGAGGTTACCCAGATACTAATTCTCCAGAAACTCATCAAACTCTTGTTAAACGTTTATGTAATAAAGTATTAAAAAATAAGGATAAAATATGCTCTATACAATCTGAAAACTGTGAAGATGCAGATATTGTTATTGTGTCATATGGTGCTCCAGTTAGATCTGTTATAACTGCTACAAAAGAAGCTAGAGCTAATGGTAAAAAAGTAGGTTATATTAAGATTGATACTCCATGGCCTTTCCCAGAAGAACAAATAAAAGAATTAACTAAAACTGCAAGTGATGTTTTAGTTGTTGAAATGAATTTAGGTCAAATGTATTATGAAGTAGATAGAGTAATTGCAGGTAAATCTAATACTCATCTTTTAGGTGTTATTGGGGGATTATTACCAACTCCTGAAGAAATTTTATCAAAAATCGAAGAGATTGGAGGAAACTAA